A single Pseudomonadota bacterium DNA region contains:
- a CDS encoding SPOR domain-containing protein: ADAETARTRKDTPTGNRVGTTWAIQLGSFSSKANAKKLRDRLQKLGFQPFVERITVKTRSVFRVRVGPERVRHQAEALRAKIRKQANLDGVLVRYP; the protein is encoded by the coding sequence GGCAGACGCAGAGACGGCGCGCACCCGAAAAGACACACCGACCGGCAATAGAGTCGGCACCACCTGGGCGATCCAACTCGGGAGCTTCAGCAGCAAGGCCAACGCCAAGAAGCTGCGTGATCGCTTACAGAAGCTCGGCTTTCAGCCTTTCGTCGAGCGCATCACCGTGAAGACCCGCAGCGTATTCCGGGTGCGCGTGGGGCCCGAGAGGGTACGCCACCAGGCCGAGGCACTGCGCGCGAAGATCCGGAAGCAGGCCAATCTCGACGGGGTCCTGGTGCGCTACCCGTAG
- a CDS encoding CDP-archaeol synthase: MTSLQLLLLIWIANGAPVLVHALFGTRFAHPVDGGARFLDGRPFFGTAKTVRGVIAAVSLTTLAALGLGLSPGLGALIGSAAVAGDLLTSFIKRRMGLPPSSRARGLDQVPESLLPALVAAPRLGLAVADIALVVGMFVVLAVGLSPVLCRIHVRETPH, encoded by the coding sequence ATGACGAGCTTGCAGCTGCTATTGCTCATCTGGATCGCGAACGGCGCCCCGGTTCTGGTGCATGCATTGTTCGGGACGCGCTTCGCTCATCCGGTGGATGGTGGTGCGCGGTTCCTGGACGGACGCCCGTTCTTCGGTACCGCCAAGACCGTGCGCGGGGTCATCGCCGCGGTCTCGTTGACGACGCTGGCCGCCCTAGGTCTCGGACTGTCGCCGGGACTCGGCGCGCTCATCGGCTCCGCCGCGGTGGCAGGCGATCTCCTCACCAGCTTCATCAAACGGCGCATGGGGCTCCCGCCGAGCAGCCGGGCGCGCGGACTCGACCAGGTCCCCGAGTCCCTGCTGCCGGCACTCGTCGCCGCCCCCCGCCTCGGCCTCGCGGTGGCTGATATCGCCCTGGTGGTCGGGATGTTCGTGGTCCTCGCGGTCGGGCTGTCGCCGGTCCTGTGCCGGATCCACGTCCGCGAGACGCCTCATTGA